One Roseimicrobium gellanilyticum DNA window includes the following coding sequences:
- a CDS encoding M20/M25/M40 family metallo-hydrolase: MVDDLLPRLKDSLSRRLPDAMYWLERMVKVNSFTSHPAGVNQVGALTTVCFADLGFRAESVPSTDATYGAHLFLCRGETAKRKILLVTHLDTVFPAEEEQRNHFHWQEAPGEERIYGPGTVDIKGGTVLIWLVLQALRECAPEIFENTQWLVAANASEEVLSSDFAQRTAERCQEGVDAVLVFEGGPRDGAEWHLVTSRKGRAEYRICAEGNAAHAGSSHANGVNAIVGICDAVRKAAALTNYAADLTVNVGSISGGTVTNRVPHEAAAELEMRAYEPDILRRAGEAVEALASKTENGTKITIQCLGTTPAWPNDAATQGLFAKWEAAADLLGMPMKSVPRGGLSDANYLCHLGPTLDGLGPSGGNAHCSERSTDGTKVPEYVDVPSFIPKAMLTALALVRMLEEKA, translated from the coding sequence ATGGTCGACGACCTTCTTCCGCGTCTCAAGGACTCCCTGTCCAGACGTCTGCCGGACGCCATGTACTGGCTGGAGCGTATGGTGAAGGTGAACAGCTTCACTTCACACCCGGCGGGTGTGAATCAGGTGGGCGCGCTTACCACCGTGTGTTTCGCCGACCTTGGATTTCGTGCGGAGAGCGTGCCTTCCACCGATGCTACCTATGGGGCCCATCTGTTCCTGTGCCGCGGAGAGACCGCCAAGCGCAAGATTCTTCTCGTGACGCATCTCGATACCGTCTTCCCGGCGGAGGAGGAGCAGCGCAATCACTTCCACTGGCAGGAGGCACCCGGAGAGGAACGCATCTATGGCCCGGGCACAGTGGATATCAAAGGTGGCACAGTACTCATCTGGCTGGTGCTCCAGGCTCTGCGGGAGTGTGCTCCGGAGATTTTTGAAAACACCCAGTGGCTCGTCGCGGCGAATGCCAGTGAGGAAGTGCTGAGCAGCGACTTCGCCCAACGTACGGCGGAGCGCTGCCAGGAGGGCGTGGATGCCGTGCTCGTGTTCGAAGGTGGCCCCCGGGATGGTGCGGAGTGGCACCTCGTCACTTCTCGAAAGGGTCGTGCCGAGTACCGCATTTGTGCCGAGGGAAATGCCGCGCACGCCGGGAGCTCGCACGCGAATGGCGTCAACGCCATTGTGGGCATCTGCGACGCCGTGCGCAAAGCCGCCGCTCTGACCAACTACGCCGCCGATCTCACCGTGAACGTGGGTTCTATTTCTGGCGGCACCGTGACCAATCGTGTGCCGCATGAGGCTGCGGCGGAGCTGGAAATGCGTGCCTATGAACCGGACATTTTGCGCCGGGCCGGAGAAGCAGTGGAGGCGCTGGCCTCGAAGACGGAGAATGGCACCAAGATCACCATCCAATGTCTGGGCACCACCCCTGCCTGGCCGAATGACGCTGCCACACAGGGGCTGTTTGCGAAGTGGGAGGCGGCGGCGGACCTTCTCGGCATGCCCATGAAGTCGGTACCTCGTGGCGGTCTCAGCGATGCCAACTATCTCTGCCACCTAGGTCCCACCTTGGATGGCCTCGGCCCCAGCGGCGGAAATGCCCACTGCTCCGAGCGCTCCACCGATGGCACGAAGGTGCCGGAATATGTGGATGTGCCCTCGTTCATCCCCAAGGCCATGCTCACAGCCCTGGCGCTGGTGCGGATGCTGGAGGAAAAGGCCTGA
- a CDS encoding amidohydrolase family protein yields the protein MNTRRQFLRLAPLSLLSGCCSLDRTFVDSDVHLPDGMLIIDPHCHVFNGRDLNIAAYMDSERGKPGSEYYLPYKVGGPVLHFLAQTIREKAWTGEAELDELTEMNRRGAMRMESRSRSAAPLRAQAQLAEDAMREAESNVGAALETATRRDMQRTLEAARISRMPESTLETEAVRKEALRAYQSADRHHPLKAYSFRRWVNAHNLMQTYPEVDLFTPAMLDVDSWLAADRWGIPSTPMDLQVQIMEEISVYSGGRVLGFVGYCPRHQARAVASGVAANQTPLGIVKRAISRGGHLGVKLYPVMGYQPWDNASLSRFPPGHDSPPSGAELDAAMAQLYTECLGLHSAPIMAHTNSSHGTSELFEMRAAPLRWKPVMNQFEGLTINLAHFGGHALESWTDESVEMMGVAEHRVFSDFSCFTEVRCSRFAALLERRIEQWRSESPYIAARMMYGSDWYMLTGADILSRKGKGIGPTYLKRWYHALEKNQIPQDMVANIFGRNAADYLGLRDSRVLDRIDTFLENRGIPQPRWRSRVPHEVPPSSAVPIRTA from the coding sequence ATGAACACACGACGCCAGTTCCTCCGCCTTGCTCCGCTGTCGCTTCTGTCCGGATGCTGCTCCCTGGATCGAACCTTTGTAGACTCAGACGTGCATCTCCCTGATGGCATGCTCATCATCGATCCTCATTGTCATGTATTCAATGGCCGTGATCTCAACATTGCCGCCTACATGGATTCGGAAAGGGGCAAGCCGGGTTCAGAATACTACCTTCCCTACAAGGTGGGTGGCCCCGTCCTCCACTTTCTGGCACAAACGATCCGGGAAAAAGCCTGGACCGGTGAGGCCGAGCTGGATGAACTGACGGAAATGAACCGCCGTGGTGCCATGCGCATGGAATCGCGGAGCCGCAGTGCAGCTCCCCTGCGGGCCCAAGCACAGCTCGCCGAAGATGCCATGCGCGAAGCTGAAAGCAATGTGGGCGCCGCTCTCGAGACAGCGACCAGGCGGGACATGCAGCGCACACTGGAGGCCGCGAGAATCTCACGTATGCCGGAATCCACCCTGGAGACGGAAGCCGTCCGCAAGGAAGCGCTCCGCGCCTACCAGAGTGCCGATCGGCACCATCCTCTGAAGGCCTACAGCTTCCGACGCTGGGTGAATGCCCACAACCTCATGCAGACTTATCCTGAGGTGGACCTCTTCACCCCAGCCATGCTGGACGTGGACTCCTGGCTCGCGGCCGACCGCTGGGGCATCCCTTCCACGCCCATGGATCTGCAAGTGCAGATCATGGAGGAAATCAGCGTTTACAGTGGCGGCAGGGTCCTTGGCTTTGTGGGGTACTGCCCCCGACACCAAGCCAGAGCGGTCGCCTCCGGAGTGGCCGCGAACCAAACCCCTCTCGGTATCGTAAAGAGGGCGATCTCGCGTGGTGGTCACCTCGGCGTGAAGCTCTATCCCGTGATGGGTTACCAGCCGTGGGACAATGCCTCTCTCAGCAGGTTCCCTCCCGGCCATGACTCGCCGCCTTCAGGCGCCGAGTTGGATGCAGCCATGGCACAGCTCTATACGGAATGCCTCGGACTCCACAGTGCGCCGATCATGGCACACACCAATTCAAGCCATGGCACATCCGAGCTTTTCGAAATGCGCGCCGCACCACTCCGGTGGAAGCCTGTCATGAACCAATTCGAGGGGCTCACGATCAACCTCGCGCATTTCGGCGGTCATGCGCTGGAAAGCTGGACCGACGAAAGTGTCGAGATGATGGGGGTGGCGGAGCATCGTGTATTCTCTGATTTTTCATGTTTTACCGAGGTGCGCTGCTCGCGGTTCGCCGCCTTGCTGGAGAGACGCATCGAGCAATGGCGCAGTGAATCCCCCTACATCGCCGCCCGGATGATGTACGGCAGTGACTGGTACATGCTCACCGGTGCGGACATCCTGAGCAGAAAGGGAAAAGGCATCGGCCCCACCTACCTCAAACGGTGGTACCACGCCCTGGAAAAGAACCAGATCCCTCAGGACATGGTCGCCAACATCTTTGGCCGGAATGCCGCTGACTACCTCGGCCTGCGCGACTCCAGAGTGCTCGACCGCATTGACACCTTCCTCGAAAATCGCGGCATCCCACAGCCTCGCTGGCGAAGCAGGGTGCCCCATGAAGTACCCCCGTCTTCCGCAGTTCCCATACGGACAGCATGA
- a CDS encoding response regulator, producing the protein MNETPRKRILIAEDVRAISLRLAHTLQSRGYEVESVQDGEACLNRVTRFQPDLLVLDLMMPKVNGMEVLRTLRAMPDTAALPIIISTAKDFSTELKQVRAHGVLDVIIKPFDPELLGRKVDAYFSGKWDGPEGEALGTPPQTGPHYSPVLDTSRPHIRLWGTRGSIPVSGPRYAQHGGNTSCMEYAFGNERLLFDAGSGLREAGLSLLPGGPRHIHLFITHTHWDHIQGFPFFLPIYVPGYEITVYGERGFGKNIEALLCGQLDRDYFPVEREDLKAKINFVFLDDNPIEINGARITREFTHHPGATVAFKIEHNKKKIAYVPDNEFLQGYLGNPADIARSSAMVAPHEPLLTFLHEVDVLMHEAQYRPDEYPKRIGWGHSNLASACALARLTGVAKWIVLHHDPNHDDATLHTKLSLTWQILADLGHFVPVMHGYDGMMDFV; encoded by the coding sequence ATGAACGAAACCCCTCGCAAACGCATCCTCATCGCAGAGGATGTCCGTGCCATCTCGCTCCGCCTGGCCCACACGCTGCAAAGCCGTGGTTATGAAGTGGAGAGTGTCCAGGACGGTGAAGCCTGCCTCAACCGCGTGACCCGATTCCAGCCGGACCTGCTGGTGCTGGACCTGATGATGCCCAAGGTCAATGGCATGGAGGTGCTCCGTACCCTGCGCGCCATGCCGGACACGGCCGCGCTGCCCATCATCATCAGCACCGCAAAGGACTTCTCCACCGAGCTGAAACAGGTGCGTGCTCATGGAGTGCTGGATGTGATCATCAAACCCTTCGACCCGGAACTGCTGGGCCGGAAGGTGGACGCCTACTTCAGCGGAAAATGGGACGGACCCGAGGGTGAGGCCTTGGGCACCCCACCGCAAACAGGGCCGCACTACTCCCCTGTTCTGGATACCAGCCGTCCGCACATCCGCCTTTGGGGCACGCGCGGTTCCATTCCCGTCTCAGGTCCGCGCTACGCGCAGCATGGCGGCAACACCTCCTGCATGGAATATGCCTTCGGAAACGAGCGCCTGCTCTTTGACGCCGGCTCCGGTCTTCGCGAGGCCGGGCTCTCGCTGCTCCCGGGTGGCCCACGCCACATCCATCTTTTCATCACACACACGCACTGGGATCACATCCAGGGGTTCCCCTTCTTCCTGCCCATCTATGTGCCAGGATACGAAATCACGGTGTATGGCGAACGCGGCTTCGGGAAAAATATTGAGGCGCTTCTCTGCGGACAGCTCGACCGGGATTACTTCCCCGTGGAGCGCGAAGATCTGAAGGCAAAGATCAACTTCGTCTTCCTCGATGACAATCCCATCGAGATCAACGGAGCGAGGATCACGCGTGAATTCACGCACCACCCGGGTGCCACCGTGGCCTTCAAGATTGAGCACAACAAAAAGAAGATCGCTTATGTGCCGGACAACGAGTTCCTACAGGGCTATCTGGGCAATCCCGCGGACATCGCGCGCAGCAGCGCCATGGTCGCCCCGCACGAGCCGCTCCTGACCTTCCTGCACGAAGTGGATGTCCTCATGCACGAGGCGCAGTACCGGCCGGATGAATATCCCAAGCGCATCGGCTGGGGACACTCCAATCTGGCCAGCGCCTGCGCTCTGGCGCGCCTTACCGGGGTGGCCAAGTGGATCGTGCTGCATCACGATCCCAACCATGACGATGCCACGCTGCACACGAAGCTCAGCCTTACGTGGCAGATTCTTGCGGACCTGGGGCACTTCGTACCCGTGATGCACGGGTATGATGGGATGATGGATTTTGTGTAG
- a CDS encoding NAD(P)-dependent oxidoreductase, with protein METESTLTAMDAFEGISSHETTSTQRTPLGFIGTGTMGEPMAMNLVKAGTPMIVWNRSREKTNTLASAGATVAADCDEVFVRCCTILLMVGTPEAIDAIVKRGHSEFAARVRGHAIVILGTPPPEYSQALEGDIRAAGGCYVEAPVSGSRAPAEAGRLVGMLAGEPEAVERIRPLLSPMCHTTFHCGDVPGALHMKLAINLYMIAVVTGLVESMHFAERHGVDLKQFMAILDAGPMASPLSRIKAPKLASRDFSVQAAASVVLENTHLITEAARKAHASTPLFDAAHELLIETVELGFGGEDLVAMLCALEMRLGG; from the coding sequence ATGGAAACGGAAAGCACGCTGACGGCGATGGATGCCTTCGAGGGCATCTCTTCGCACGAGACAACGAGCACCCAACGCACTCCGCTTGGATTCATCGGCACAGGGACCATGGGCGAGCCGATGGCGATGAATCTTGTGAAGGCGGGCACACCGATGATTGTGTGGAACCGCTCCCGGGAGAAGACGAACACACTCGCCAGCGCGGGCGCCACTGTGGCCGCAGACTGTGACGAGGTGTTTGTCCGGTGCTGCACCATCTTACTCATGGTGGGAACTCCGGAGGCCATCGATGCCATCGTGAAACGTGGACATTCAGAGTTCGCCGCCCGTGTGCGAGGACATGCCATCGTCATTCTGGGAACGCCCCCGCCGGAGTATTCGCAGGCGCTTGAAGGTGACATCCGCGCGGCTGGTGGTTGTTATGTGGAGGCCCCGGTTTCCGGATCTCGCGCTCCGGCGGAAGCAGGAAGGTTGGTGGGCATGCTGGCAGGGGAACCTGAGGCAGTGGAGCGCATCCGCCCGCTGCTGTCACCCATGTGCCACACCACCTTCCACTGTGGCGATGTGCCGGGCGCTCTGCACATGAAGCTGGCGATCAATCTCTACATGATTGCCGTGGTGACGGGCTTGGTGGAATCCATGCACTTCGCCGAGCGTCATGGCGTGGACTTGAAGCAGTTCATGGCCATTCTGGATGCGGGGCCCATGGCGAGTCCCTTGTCCCGCATCAAGGCTCCGAAGCTCGCGTCACGCGATTTCTCTGTGCAGGCCGCCGCCAGTGTGGTGTTGGAAAATACCCACCTCATCACGGAGGCTGCGAGGAAGGCGCATGCATCCACGCCGCTCTTTGATGCTGCACATGAGCTCTTGATAGAGACGGTAGAGCTGGGATTCGGCGGGGAAGATTTGGTGGCGATGCTTTGTGCGCTGGAGATGCGCTTGGGTGGTTAG
- a CDS encoding dipeptidase — protein sequence MRYASLLAAPLLALTLPFLQSGCVLVKEADEELNPVRHKEATGVRESTKELHRTLMLADLHADTLMLDRGGKKGIQKRHDYGHADVPRWREGNVGFQMLTVATITPKPYSEHLNGGWILPNAQWVLASFQGWPPSTWANSRKHGLYQAKKWRINGNGKALVPIRTKGDLQRFLDQHYRKTSLGWVPIDPQNQPVASVLGLEGCHALQLKDTDTDEQIAARVKEFRDAGFRVLAPTHNFDNEIGGGSEGSERDGLTPLGHRLFREMERQHFICDLAHASNATVADVLKHYPNMPLLVSHTGIDFRPLVGEQQETRLLSRKQARQIAQRGGIIGVGLWPEAVGDAEPENVARMIHRCIKDPGIGSKHVVLGSDMDGAVEAAFAANNWCMLTEELRGLPEGTLRDVMGGNTIRFFLEHLPEE from the coding sequence ATGCGCTACGCCAGCCTCCTCGCCGCCCCGCTTCTCGCCCTGACGCTCCCTTTCCTGCAATCGGGTTGTGTTCTCGTAAAAGAAGCGGACGAGGAATTGAACCCAGTGCGGCACAAGGAGGCCACCGGGGTGCGTGAATCCACGAAGGAACTGCATCGCACCCTGATGCTCGCGGACCTTCACGCGGATACCTTGATGCTGGATCGCGGGGGAAAGAAAGGAATCCAGAAACGCCATGACTACGGCCATGCCGATGTCCCCCGTTGGCGCGAGGGCAATGTGGGATTCCAGATGCTGACGGTCGCGACCATCACGCCAAAACCCTACAGCGAACACTTGAATGGTGGCTGGATCCTGCCGAATGCACAATGGGTACTGGCAAGCTTCCAAGGCTGGCCTCCGAGCACTTGGGCGAACTCACGAAAGCACGGTCTCTATCAGGCGAAGAAGTGGCGCATCAATGGGAATGGCAAAGCCCTGGTACCAATCCGCACGAAGGGAGACCTGCAACGATTCCTGGATCAGCACTACAGGAAGACTTCACTGGGATGGGTGCCAATCGATCCGCAGAATCAACCCGTCGCCAGCGTGCTCGGGTTGGAGGGATGCCACGCCCTGCAGTTGAAAGACACCGATACGGATGAGCAAATCGCCGCGCGCGTGAAGGAGTTTCGAGATGCCGGCTTCCGCGTGCTGGCACCGACACATAATTTTGACAACGAAATCGGCGGTGGGTCAGAGGGCTCCGAGCGTGACGGATTGACCCCGCTGGGACATCGCCTGTTCCGCGAAATGGAGCGGCAGCACTTCATCTGTGACTTGGCACATGCCTCCAATGCGACCGTTGCAGACGTGCTGAAACACTACCCAAACATGCCGCTGTTGGTTTCACATACAGGTATCGACTTCCGTCCGCTGGTGGGCGAGCAGCAAGAAACGCGGCTTCTTTCTCGCAAGCAGGCCCGCCAGATTGCACAACGCGGAGGCATCATCGGAGTGGGATTGTGGCCCGAGGCCGTGGGCGATGCTGAGCCAGAGAATGTCGCCCGGATGATCCACCGCTGCATCAAGGATCCCGGCATCGGCTCGAAGCATGTGGTGCTCGGCTCAGACATGGACGGCGCCGTGGAAGCCGCCTTTGCCGCGAACAACTGGTGCATGCTCACCGAGGAACTGCGTGGTCTTCCAGAAGGCACGCTGCGTGACGTGATGGGTGGGAATACAATCCGCTTTTTCCTGGAGCATCTGCCGGAGGAGTGA